From Deltaproteobacteria bacterium:
CGGAAATTGGGGCCATTTACGACGCCGTGCCGCCGTGCACCGGCGCGGAGGGTACATGGCTGGTGAACAACCACTCGTATCGAGTGGTCTGCGTGCGCGGGCGGCTCACTTGGGACGCGGCGAAGGCCGCGGCGGAAGCCCAGGGCGGCTATCTGGCAACCATCACATCTTCCGGGGAGAACGCCTTTGTCTTCAACCTCGCCGACAACCCAGACCTCTGGTACCGGAATCAATTCGGCGCTTCGATCGGCCCCTGGCTCGGTGGGGCGCAAGCGTCAGGTTCGCCCGAGCCAAGTGGCGGATGGGGGTGGGTGACGGACGAGCTGTTCGAGTTCACCGCGTGGAGCTCGGGCGAGCCGAACAACAGCGGCGGCACGGAGAACCGCCTGCACTACTACGGCTCGGGCGCGGCCAGCACGCCGAACTGGAATGACGTTTCGGACTTCGCGCTGACGCAAGGGTACGTCATCGAGTGGGGCGCGCCGACCTCCGCGTGCGAGCGCGGTCCCGTCAACTGGCCCGACAACGGGCACACGTACCAGGCGGTCTGTGCCCCGGACGGGATCACCTGGGACGCGGCCAAGACGGCGGCGGAGGCGCAGGGCGGCCACCTGGTGACGATCACCTCTGCGCAGGAGAACCAGTTTGTCTTCGATCTGGTCGACGCACCGGAGCTCTGGCTGTCGGCTGGAGTTGGTCCGAGTTCCGGGCCGTGGCTGGGCGGATATCAACCGCCGGGCTCGGTGGAGCCGGCCGGTGGCTTCCGCTGGGTGACCGACGAGCCGTTCGGTTACACCAACTGGGCACCCGGCGAGCCGAACGACTGGGCTGCCGGCGAGGACTACCTCATCTTCTGGAGCGTGTCGGGTCCCGGACGTAACTCGTTGTGGAACGATGCGAGTGTCTTCGGCGCGGGCGATCTCAGGAACGGCTACGTGATCGAGTGGAGCAACGGCGCGCCGCCGACGCCGAGCGTGACGACAACGGCGCTGGCAACGGAGACCGAGACGCCCACGGCCTCACCGCCGTCGGCGGAAACACCGACGAGCACGCCGGTGTCAACCGAGACGCCTACAACGACCGCGAGCGCGACGCCGACCGCGACCGGAGCGCCAACCGCATCGCCGACGACAACGGTAATGCTCACCCCGAGCGCTACCGCCACGCTCCCTATCACCGATACTCCGACCAGCACAGCGACCGTGACCCCCACGGACACGGCATCACCGACAGTGACTGAGCCTACGACGCCAACACCAACGCCGACGGTGACTGCGTCGCCGACAGCCGGCGCCGCGCCCTCCCCCACCGCCACTAGCTCGGCGACCGCGACCGGCACGCCGAGCCCGAGCCCCACCGGCACTCAATCGCACACGCCGACGCCGACACCGCTGGTGAGCCTAACGCCGACGCCCACCACCGAGCTGGCGCAGATCAAGGGGCGCGTGCGCAAACCGGGACCCCGCGGCAGCGGCGGCCTGGTGCCCGCTGCCGGCGTGACGGTCGAGGTCTTCTTCTGCAGCGCGCAGACAAGGAGGACGTGCCTGGCCACGCTCGGCGAGCCGGCCGGTAGCGCCGTCACCGGCGCGGAGGGACGCTTCGAGATTCTGGTTCCGGCGGCAGTCGCGGAGGGCAAGCTGCTGGTGATCGTCGCCTCCATCGAAGAGGGCGACATCAACGTGCGCGTTCGTTCACTGGTGCCGCGCCGCCGTGAAGAGGGCACAGCGGCGCACAGCGGGCGCGCGCCGGCGGCCGAGGAGAGCACAACCGATCCCGTGTCCGAGGCCGCTGTCCGGCTTCTCGACGAGCAGGGGCTAGAGCACTACAGCGACGACGGCATCGAAGCCGTGCTCAGCGCAGTGGCAGCGGCAAACCCCGCCAGCAGCTTCGAGGAGATGACCATGGCACAGGCGGCTGAGTTCGCCGAGAGCACGGCGGCAAGCGACCCGGCAACCCAAGCGGCGCTGGCGGCGAAGATTCCCAGTTGCGTCGGTGACTGCGACGGTGACAGCGAAGTCACCGTCGACGAGCTGATCCGCGGCGTCAACATCGCCTTGGGCAGCGTGGACCTGGAGGTATGCCCGAGCTTCGACACCGACAGCGACAACGAGGTGACCATCGACGAGTTGATTCAGGCCGTGAATTATGCCCTCGGCAGCTGCCCGGGTTAACGCGCGCGGCCACACGCGTTCGCCCGGCCGGCGCGGTTGTGGCTCGCGCCGCCGGCCCTTCGTTCGTGGAGACGCGGGCTCTCCCAATATCGCACGCAGTTCGTTATCGTGCGCCGCGATGAAGATGACTGCCGATTCGGTCTGCCCACTTGATTGCCCCGACACGTGCAGCTTGTCCGTCACGCTGGAGGACGGGCGCATAACCGCCATCGACGGCTCCGGGCGCAATCCGCTGACGGACGGCTTCATTTGCGCCAAAGTGCGGCGCTATCACGAGCGGGTATACTCACCCTTGCGGCTGCTCTATCCCCAGCGCCGCGTCGGAGCCAAAGGCGAGGGCCGTTTTACCCGCATCAGCTGGGACGAGGCGATCGCGCTGATTGCCGAGCGCTTCAAGCACATCGTCGCCGAAGACGGCGCAGAGGCGATCCTACCCTACCACTACGGCGGCTCGAACGGCGTCTTCGGCGACAACGGCGCCGACGCGCGCTTCTTCAACCGCTTGGGGGCCTCGGAATTACTCAAGACACTGTGCGCGGCCCCGACCGGCGCGGTCTATCGCGCCATGTACGGCAACATGGGTGGGGTACCGCCCGAAGACTATCGCCTGGCCCGCTGCATCATCCTATGGGGCGTGAACCCGTCCGCCACCAGCATTCACCTCGTGCCGCATCTCAACGCCGCGCGCCGGGCCGGGGCCTTCGTGGCCGTGATCGATCCGCGGCGTACACCGCCGGCGCGCCGCGCCGACCTGCACCTGCCGCTGCTGCCGGGTACCGATGCCGTGCTGGCGCTGGCATTGATCAACGAGTTGGTTCGCAGCCACCGCGTAGATCGCGCCTTCATCGACCAGCACGTCAACGGCTTCGAGGAGTTGGCGCGCGCCGCGGCGGCGTACCCACTGGCGCGCGCTGCGGAGATCTGCCAGGTGCCGGAGCAAGATATCGCCGCCCTGGCCGACGCCTTCAGCGCTGCCTCCCCGGCCGTGATCCGTTGCGGTTGGGGAGTCGAGCGCACCCGTAACGCCGGCAACGCCGTGCGCGCGATCTTCGCTCTGCCGGCAGTTGCCGGTAAGTTCGGCGTGCGCGGCGGTGGCCTCACTATGAGCCTCAGCCGCCCCTACCCCGTCAACGGCGCCGCGCTGGCCCGCGCGGATTTGCGTCCTCACCCGGTGCGCGAAATCAACATGTCGCAGCTCGGCCGCGTACTGACCGAGCCGCTGGCACCGCCGGTGCGCGCGCTGTTCGTCTACAACGCCAACCCGGTGGCGATGACGCCGAATCAGAATCTGGTCGTGCGCGGCCTACAGCGCGAAGATCTGTTCACGGTGGTGCACGAACAGGTGCTGACCGATACCGCGCGCTTTGCCGACGTGCTGCTGCCCGCCACCACCGTCTTCGAGACCAGCGAGCTGCACAAGTCCTACGGCCATTTTTACCTGCAGTACTCCTCTCCCGTCATCGCGCCGGTGGGCGAGTCGCTCAGTAACCCCGAGCTGTTCGCGCGCTTGGCGTGCGCGATGGGCTTCGAGGAACCCGCCTGCCGGGCAACCACCGACGAGCTGCTGGCAGCTGCCATGGACTTCGATCACAGCCGCATCGGCGGCATGAGCACGGAGCAGCTGCGGCGCGAGAAAGTCGCCGCGCTCCACTTCAATCAGGGCACCGAGCTGGTCCAGTTCGCCACCACCCACCCGACCACGCCGAGCGGCAAGATCGAGCTGTGTCCGCCCGAGCTGGGCCCACCGGCCTATGCCCCGTTGCCCGCGACCCATCCGCTGATATGCATCAGTCCGGCGACGGATAAGACCATCAACTCGACGTTTGGTGAATTCAATCTACCGGCCGGCAAGCTGACCATGCATCCGGCCGACGCCCAGCTTCGCGGCCTCGGTAATGGCGATCGGGTACGAGTGTTCAACGATCTCGGCGAGGTGCAAGTGACGCTGATCGTAAGCCACGAGGTGCGCCCCGGCGTGGTCAGCCTGCCCAAGGGGCTGTGGTGTGCTAGCACCTTCAACGGCGCCACCGCCGCGGCGCTGGCGCCGGACCACGTCACCGACATCGCCGGCGGCGGCTGTTACAACGACGCCCGCGTCGAGGTCGCCGCCGTGGGTTGAGCGGCCGGCCGCCGGCGATCGAGCCCTGGACTTGCCGGCCCGCACGCCAGCGCCGGGGGCTAGTTGCCGCAGTGCGGAGATCGTCCAAATCCGAGCACTGCCGTCAAAACGGAAGAACGACCGCCCGGGCCAGCTAGTTCAGGATCTTCATCACGCTGATGCGCAGGCCGCTCGAGGTCCAGCTGACGTCGTAGGCAACTTCCGTGGCAATGTGGAGATCATCGAAGCGGCGCTTGTCGCCGAGCACGACGACATGGGCAAAGGCGAACGGGATCTCGCGGCCGGTACTGTACGATTGCACAACCCCGGACTGGCGTCCGGAAGAGAGCCGCACGATGCGCCCGCGGTAAAATTGATCCGCGGGCGCGCTCGCAGCTGGCGGGGCCGGCCGGTCTTGGTTATCCACGGCTCAGTGCACCACGGCGGCGGCGGCGCGCGCGACGTCGTTGACGCGGTTCAGACCGACCCGCCGCACGAAATCCGGGAAGCGCTCTCCCGGGCTGCGCTCGCGCTGGTAGCAGGCCGCCAGTGCCGCTACCACCTTGGGGGCCTCGCTGGCGGGGAAGCGCCCGGTCAGGCGCTGCCCGATGGCGGCAGTGTCCTCGCCGACGCTACCACCGACGAGAATCGAATAATGCGGCTGGTCGTTGCCCTCGTCGCCCTTGAGCGTCATGCCGGTGAGGCCGATGTCGCCGATATGATGCTGGCCGCAAGAGTTGGGGCAGCCGCTGATCTTGATGCGGAAGACCCCGAGCCGTTCCACCTCACCATTGCTGGCTTCGAGATGGCGCCGGATCTGGCTGGCCAGCCCCATCGATCGGCTCATCGCCAGACTGCAAAAATCCGCGCCCGGACAGGCGGTCACGTCGGTTATGTGCAAAGCGTCGGCGGCAGCCAACCGCAGCGCCCGCAAGCCCTGGTGCACCGCCGCGATGCGGTTGCCCGGCACCCAAGGGATCAGGAAATTCTGGTCGTTGGTGGTGCGCAGCACGCCGTTGCCGTGCTCACGCGCCAGGGCGGCAAGCCCGCGTAGCTGCTCCGTGGTGGCATCGCCCAGCGGCAGCTGCACCATCACTCCATAGTACCCGGCTTGCTTCTGCGCGTAGGCGTTGGTCCGCAGCCAGTGGGCTAACTCCGGATCATCGCACGGCGGCAGCGGCGCCGGCGCATTGAGCGGCTCGGGCTGGCGCGCACCGGCCACGGTGTCCGCCAGCTCGGCCCGCAGCGCTTCGCCCAATTGGGCGGAGACGCGCTCGTACTCGCGGCGAGCCTCCTCGGCGAATCGCTCAACGCCCCACCGCCGCACCACGTACTTCAGCCGGGCCTTGTGCCGGTTCTTGCGCTCGCCGTAACGGTGGTGCATCCGCACCAGGGTTTCGGCCACCAGCAACGTGTCCGCCACCGGCACGAAGTCCCACAGCGGCTGCGCCAGGTAGGGCTGCGCCGCCAGGCCGCCACCGGCATAGATCGAGAAACCCGGCTGGCCGTCGCGCAGGTGGGGGAAGTAGGCGATGTCATTCACCCGCGCCTGCACACAGTCCGACTCGCAACCCGAGACGCCGATCTTGAACTTGCGCGGCAACGTCAGATTGAGCGGGTTGAAGAGGAAGTAATCGTGCAGCGCCAGCAAATACGGCGTGACATCGAACGGCTCGCTCGGCCAGGTGCCGGCATGGATGCAGCCGGTGATGTTGCGCACGCTATCGGAGCAGGCGCCGCGCGTGGTGATGCCGGCGCTGTGCAGCCGCTCGTACATGTCCATGATGTTGGCCAGCTCGACCCAGTGAATCTGGATGTCCTGCCGGGTGGTGACGTGGGCCACGCCGCGGCCGTAGTCGTCGGTGAGGGCGGCGATGCACTCGGCCTGGGCCGCGGTGAGTAGGCCGCCGGGCAGCTTGATGCGCTGCATGTGGCTGGTGTGGTCGAGCTGGTAGTACAGGCCGTAGCTCAAGCGGATCGGCCGGAACTCATCGCCGGTCAGCAGACCTTGGCGATAGCGGGACACGCGCTCGCCATGTCCCCGCAAGGCGGCGCGCAAGTCTGCGTCAGTTGGTTTCATATAACTTACCTCCCCGAACCGATTCGGAGGAGTGGAAATGCCTCCATTTTCGTGGCTGTCGGGCAGCGCCTGCCCGCACCGTCAGCTTTACCCTCAACGCCAGGCAATGGCAACGCAGCCGCGCCGGTGCGGCCGCGGCCGCTAGCTTGACGCAGTTGACTTCGAGGCCTGCGCGGGTCAAGTCAGCCGGCATGTTTACCGCGCCGCCGGCTTCGCCCGCTGACCATGGCCTGCCGTGGCCTGTGCGCGCCTTCAACTTTGCGGCACAGCCGCTCGCCCGCTCGTGGCTGCGGCTCGAGGCCGACGATCTGCTTAGGCGAGCGCGCGCCCGGGCTGGCCTCGATGACTTCGGCGGCAACGCCTTCGAGACCCCGCTGCGCATCCTCGTTGCAGCGCTGGAAAGCGAGGCGGGGCTGCACCCGCTCGGCCGCGTTGCTCAACGCAGCCAAATCCTCGACCTGCTGGTAATGCGGCTGCGCGTGCAGGACTTGCTCGCGCGGCGCCCCGAAATTCGCGCCGAGCGCATCGACAGGCCGATTGTCATCCTCGGGCTGCCGCGCACCGGCACCACGTTGTTGCACCGCTTGCTCGCCCGCGACGCCGGGCTGCGTTCGCTGCCGTTCTGGGAAGGCATCGCCCCGTTGCCCGACGGCGACGCCACGCGGCCGGCTGATCCCGCTCCGCGCATTCGCCGCGCCGAGCAGCGACTGCGCTTCCTCTACTGGTGTGTGCCGCAGATGCGGGCGATGCACGAAATCGAGGCGCAAGAGCCGGAGGAAGAGCTCACCTTGCTCGCCTTCGACTTCGCCACGCTGATGTTCGAGGCGATGGCGTGCTTGCCGAGCTATCGCGAGTGGTACGACAGCGCCGACCTCACTGCCAGTTATGGCTTCCTGCGCACCCTGCTGCAAGTGCTGCAGTGGTACCGCCGGGGCGAGCGCT
This genomic window contains:
- a CDS encoding molybdopterin-dependent oxidoreductase, with amino-acid sequence MKMTADSVCPLDCPDTCSLSVTLEDGRITAIDGSGRNPLTDGFICAKVRRYHERVYSPLRLLYPQRRVGAKGEGRFTRISWDEAIALIAERFKHIVAEDGAEAILPYHYGGSNGVFGDNGADARFFNRLGASELLKTLCAAPTGAVYRAMYGNMGGVPPEDYRLARCIILWGVNPSATSIHLVPHLNAARRAGAFVAVIDPRRTPPARRADLHLPLLPGTDAVLALALINELVRSHRVDRAFIDQHVNGFEELARAAAAYPLARAAEICQVPEQDIAALADAFSAASPAVIRCGWGVERTRNAGNAVRAIFALPAVAGKFGVRGGGLTMSLSRPYPVNGAALARADLRPHPVREINMSQLGRVLTEPLAPPVRALFVYNANPVAMTPNQNLVVRGLQREDLFTVVHEQVLTDTARFADVLLPATTVFETSELHKSYGHFYLQYSSPVIAPVGESLSNPELFARLACAMGFEEPACRATTDELLAAAMDFDHSRIGGMSTEQLRREKVAALHFNQGTELVQFATTHPTTPSGKIELCPPELGPPAYAPLPATHPLICISPATDKTINSTFGEFNLPAGKLTMHPADAQLRGLGNGDRVRVFNDLGEVQVTLIVSHEVRPGVVSLPKGLWCASTFNGATAAALAPDHVTDIAGGGCYNDARVEVAAVG
- a CDS encoding nitrite/sulfite reductase, coding for MKPTDADLRAALRGHGERVSRYRQGLLTGDEFRPIRLSYGLYYQLDHTSHMQRIKLPGGLLTAAQAECIAALTDDYGRGVAHVTTRQDIQIHWVELANIMDMYERLHSAGITTRGACSDSVRNITGCIHAGTWPSEPFDVTPYLLALHDYFLFNPLNLTLPRKFKIGVSGCESDCVQARVNDIAYFPHLRDGQPGFSIYAGGGLAAQPYLAQPLWDFVPVADTLLVAETLVRMHHRYGERKNRHKARLKYVVRRWGVERFAEEARREYERVSAQLGEALRAELADTVAGARQPEPLNAPAPLPPCDDPELAHWLRTNAYAQKQAGYYGVMVQLPLGDATTEQLRGLAALAREHGNGVLRTTNDQNFLIPWVPGNRIAAVHQGLRALRLAAADALHITDVTACPGADFCSLAMSRSMGLASQIRRHLEASNGEVERLGVFRIKISGCPNSCGQHHIGDIGLTGMTLKGDEGNDQPHYSILVGGSVGEDTAAIGQRLTGRFPASEAPKVVAALAACYQRERSPGERFPDFVRRVGLNRVNDVARAAAAVVH
- a CDS encoding sulfotransferase, which encodes MFTAPPASPADHGLPWPVRAFNFAAQPLARSWLRLEADDLLRRARARAGLDDFGGNAFETPLRILVAALESEAGLHPLGRVAQRSQILDLLVMRLRVQDLLARRPEIRAERIDRPIVILGLPRTGTTLLHRLLARDAGLRSLPFWEGIAPLPDGDATRPADPAPRIRRAEQRLRFLYWCVPQMRAMHEIEAQEPEEELTLLAFDFATLMFEAMACLPSYREWYDSADLTASYGFLRTLLQVLQWYRRGERWLLKSPQHLGQLGPLLSAFPDATIVQTHRDPVTVTASVCNMIAYGARMSLARPQPAAIARYWAARVETLLRRSRERPAAHARQFVDVQFGELMADPLAIVRRIYAAAERELTPSAEAAMRAYLAANPRGKHGAHSYRLESLGLDPAERRAALRDYQQRFQVPDE